The Panacibacter microcysteis DNA window CACCTGTGCACCAAGCCAGCGGCTGCGCTGCCTGGCAAACACGGCTGTGTTGGCAACCTTTTCATCATATACATAATGACCATCGAGGAAGGCAACTTTTTCTCTCCTGTGCGCAAGCCTGAATTCTATTTCCTTATCCTCACCTGCAGTCTCGCCAATGTTTTCCAGCAATGATGTAAACAAGCTGTATTTAAAAGCCATCCCACTACCGATCAATGCAGATGATAACCCAAGCGCTACATGCCCTCTTCTGAAAATGTGGTTATTGATCTCTTCTGTGCAGGCATCAAGAAAAGCAAAAGCAGTCTGCATGTTCTTTGCTGTTCTGTGGCCTTGTATAGCGTTGTAGCCTGCATTATATGCATCGTTTACTGCATGCAAAAAGCCCGGAGCCATGATGTTATCGGCATCCAGAATTACTATCAGGTCCTTCGGATCATCGGCGCAGGCTTCCAGTGCTTTGGTGAGCGCTTTGCCTTTGGTGCTTTTATCAAAACTTACTTCTACCAGTTTTAGCGGCAATGCAGTTAGCGCAGCAATTGTAGAAGGCGCAAATGAATCTGCAATCACCACTACTTCATACAAGTCTTTCGGATAGTCATGTGCAATTGCCGCCTTTGCAGTCGCTATAATCACACTGTCTTCTTTGTAACCTGGAATAAAGACCCGTATACTGTTAAGCTTACCTGTTGTTACTACTTTTTTTCTGGTTGCAATACTTCCTGCAATAGAAAAAATAAACAGGTAGCCAATTTGTATAAACAGGTACACCAATATGGCATATTCAATAATTGATCCTGTTGCTGATAACATTACACGTTATTTTTTAAAAAGTTTTATGATGTAACAGGCAGTGGAATACACATCAGCTCCTGTTGCGTCGCACTCTTGTGCTGTATATTTTTAAGTGAGCAAGGTTGCACCGTGCTGCTACATGTACAACTGTACAAGAGTGCGACGCAACGATGCCCAATAGTAGTAATACAGCCGGGCTCCACACAATTACTACTTTGCACCAGCAAGGGGCTTCTCATCCCACCGCGGGCTAAGCCATATTAATACCCATGTTGTATACACAATTATTGATGATGGCATCTGGTTCATTACCTCGTTGCCGTAGCTGCAAAGCAATATACCTGCGCTACCGGCACATAATGCACTTAGTTTATTACGTAACGCTTTATCCCTTGTGTTCCATATAATACCAGCCGATTTACCCAATATATACAGCATAATGCCAAACCAGATGATAAAGCCAACAATGCCATACATGGCCCATATTTTTACATACAAACTATCTGGCGGAATAGTAGAGATAAACTTCCCGGGGTTGTATTTTACACCCCACATACCAAGTGTTCCCACACCGGTGCCAAAAG harbors:
- a CDS encoding glycosyltransferase, which translates into the protein MLSATGSIIEYAILVYLFIQIGYLFIFSIAGSIATRKKVVTTGKLNSIRVFIPGYKEDSVIIATAKAAIAHDYPKDLYEVVVIADSFAPSTIAALTALPLKLVEVSFDKSTKGKALTKALEACADDPKDLIVILDADNIMAPGFLHAVNDAYNAGYNAIQGHRTAKNMQTAFAFLDACTEEINNHIFRRGHVALGLSSALIGSGMAFKYSLFTSLLENIGETAGEDKEIEFRLAHRREKVAFLDGHYVYDEKVANTAVFARQRSRWLGAQVEFFEKYFVEGWKQLFKGNRGFFDKVTQTFLLPRVMLVALTCLWLLFVLFFAKPLLYVSAVLFAALTIALLCGIPAKWYNKELVNALLQIPGAVLSMIKAMLNIGKARKQFIHTPHGEIKH